A DNA window from Vigna unguiculata cultivar IT97K-499-35 chromosome 10, ASM411807v1, whole genome shotgun sequence contains the following coding sequences:
- the LOC114166761 gene encoding TMV resistance protein N-like isoform X4, whose product MEFASSSSSSSSSFLKSEPHFIYDVFINFGAKDIGRRFVSHLHSALLQAEVKTLINEENPQEGMNLEEHLRAIAGTKITIIVFTKTYTESTRCLLELEKIIECHQTFGQIVLPVFYEIDQLDVRYQEDDFGKALEEAVYKSYSGEQLEHALSRWTDALTTAAGIDGWDLRDFRHDAQLVDVIVSRVQTLLDYAELGITRFPVGLQSQVEKVIECIENHSTKVCVIGIWGMGGSGKTTIAKAIYNRIYRLFIGKCFIENIEEVRNRVYRTNVHLQEKLINNVLKSEVVVTGLGMGKLVIKTELSRKKLLIVLDDVNKFGQLKHLCGNPEWFGQGTVIIITTRDVSLLNRLKVNYVYQMNGMNDNDSLELLSWHAFGEEKPRKELNELARNIVAYCGGLPLALKVFGGMTMKEWESVSSKLPVIPFAQVKEKLKISFDGLGDMEKDIFLDVCCFFIGKERGYVTEILNGCGLHATIGITTLIERNLIKVERNNKLEMHPLFRDMGREIIFRRWPEEPGKRSRLWFHEDVKDVLEKNTGTKATQGLSLKLPSTNRNCFEAHAFKKMKRLRLLQLDHVQLTGDYGHLSKQLRLICWQGFHSKYIPNNFHMENVIAMDLKHSHLQLVWKQPTWKSPLWKQPQVLEHLKFLNLSHSKYLRETPDFSRLPNLRRLILKDCPSLCKIHSSIGDLCNLLLINLKDCTSLSSLPRELYNLKSLRTFILTGCFKIDILEEDIVQMESLITLVTENTAVKHVPCSIVSSKSIGYISLCGLEGLSLNLFPSLIRSWMPPTMNPQSYISLYCMDMENNNWHDLAPLFGGLGNIRSVLVQCDTEFQLFKQVKTLLVEYDDNFTESRISKHQLRFSLIGVGSYNELCNTLSNSVSEKMVQILQNRELQSSTSSLY is encoded by the exons ATGGAGTTcgcatcttcatcatcatcatcatcttcgtCCTTCTTAAAATCAGAACCCCATTTCATATACGACGTGTTCATAAACTTTGGGGCAAAAGACATCGGTAGAAGGTTCGTTTCTCATCTCCATTCCGCCCTTTTACAAGCTGAAGTAAAAACATTGATTAACGAGGAGAATCCGCAAGAGGGAATGAATCTGGAAGAACACCTGCGAGCAATAGCCGGCACCAAGATCACAATAATTGTTTTCACCAAAACATACACCGAATCTACCAGGTGTCTTCTTGAGCTTGAAAAAATCATTGAATGCCACCAAACTTTTGGCCAAATAGTTCTGCCTGTATTCTACGAGATTGACCAATTGGATGTACGTTATCAGGAGGATGATTTTGGAAAAGCGTTGGAAGAAGCTGTATACAAAAGCTATTCAGGAGAACAACTGGAACATGCGTTGTCCAGGTGGACTGATGCACTCACCACAGCCGCAGGTATTGATGGTTGGGATCTCAGAGATTTCAG GCATGATGCTCAACTTGTGGATGTGATTGTTAGTCGCGTTCAGACATTGTTGGACTATGCAGAGTTGGGTATTACCCGATTTCCTGTTGGATTACAGTCGCAAGTGGAAAAGGTGATTGAATGTATCGAAAATCATTCCACCAAAGTGTGTGTGATAGGGATATGGGGAATGGGAGGATCGGGTAAAACTACTATAGCCAAAGCTATCTATAATCGAATTTATCGTCTATTCATTGGTAAGTGctttattgaaaatattgaaGAAGTTCGGAATCGAGTATACAGAACGAATGTTCATTTGCAAGAAAAACTTATTAATAATGTCCTAAAAAGCGAGGTGGTGGTGACAGGCCTTGGGATGGGAAAACTCGTAATCAAGACCGAACTTTCCCGGAAAAAGTTGCTCATTGTACTTGATGATGTGAATAAGTTTGGCCAATTAAAACACCTTTGCGGGAATCCCGAATGGTTCGGTCAAGGAACGGTGATAATCATTACAACCAGAGATGTTAGCCTGCTGAACCGACTCAAAGTTAATTATGTTTATCAAATGAATGGTATGAACGATAATGATTCCCTTGAGCTTTTAAGTTGGCATGCCTTTGGAGAAGAAAAACCAAGAAAAGAATTGAACGAACTTGCAAGAAACATAGTTGCTTATTGTGGAGGACTACCACTAGCCCTTAAGGTCTTTGGTGGTATGACAATGAAAGAGTGGGAAAGCGTATCATCAAAACTACCAGTAATTCCCTTTGCCCAAGTTaaagagaaattgaaaataagctTTGACGGTTTAGGTGACATGGAAAAGGATATATTTCTTGATGTATGCTGCTTTTTTATTGGTAAAGAGAGAGGTTATGTCACAGAGATACTAAATGGTTGTGGACTACATGCTACTATTGGAATAACAACTCTCATAGAACGTAATCTCATAAAAGTTGAAAGGAACAACAAACTTGAAATGCATCCTTTGTTTCGAGACATGGGAAGAGAAATTATTTTCCGAAGATGGCCAGAGGAACCGGGAAAAAGGAGTAGATTATGGTTTCATGAAGATGTAAAAGATGTCCTAGAAAAAAACACT GGAACAAAAGCTACTCAGGGATTGTCCCTAAAACTGCCTTCAACCAATAGAAATTGCTTCGAGGCTCATGCTttcaagaaaatgaagagattaAGACTGCTACAACTGGATCATGTACAACTTACTGGAGATTATGGGCACCTTTCTAAACAACTGAGATTGATTTGTTGGCAAGGGTTTCATTCTAAATACATTCCAAACAACTTTCATATGGAAAATGTAATTGCAATGGATTTGAAGCATAGTCATCTTCAACTCGTCTGGAAACAACCGACATGGAAATCACCACTCTGGAAACAACCCCAG GTTTTAGAGCACTTAAAATTCCTTAATCTTAGTCACTCCAAGTACTTGAGAGAAACACCTGACTTTTCAAGACTACCAAATCTTCGACGGCTCATTCTAAAAGATTGCCCAAGTTTATGTAAGATACACTCATCTATTGGAGATCTATGCAATCTACTACTGATAAATTTGAAGGACTGCACAAGTCTAAGCAGTCTCCCCAGAgagttatataatttaaaatctttaagaACTTTCATCCTCACCGGTTGTTTCAAGATTGATATATTAGAAGAAGATATAGTGCAAATGGAATCCTTGATAACTTTAGTTACTGAAAATACAGCTGTGAAACATGTGCCCTGTTCAATTGTAAGCTCAAAAAGCATTGGATATATATCTCTTTGTGGATTGGAAGGATTGTCACTTAACCTTTTTCCTTCTTTGATTCGATCTTGGATGCCACCAACAATGAATCCACAGTCTTATATTAGTTTGTATTGCATGGATATGGAGAATAATAACTGGCACGACCTTGCGCCATTGTTTGGCGGCCTTGGAAATATTCGAAGCGTTCTAGTTCAATGTGACACGGAGTTTCAACTATTTAAGCAAGTAAAAACACTTCTTGTCGAATACGACGACAATTTTACAGAGTCAAGAATTTCAAAGCATCAGTTGAGGTTTTCTTTGATTGGTGTTGGAAGTTACAATGAATTATGCAACACACTCAGCAATAGCGTTTCTGAG
- the LOC114166761 gene encoding TMV resistance protein N-like isoform X3 has translation MEFASSSSSSSSSFLKSEPHFIYDVFINFGAKDIGRRFVSHLHSALLQAEVKTLINEENPQEGMNLEEHLRAIAGTKITIIVFTKTYTESTRCLLELEKIIECHQTFGQIVLPVFYEIDQLDVRYQEDDFGKALEEAVYKSYSGEQLEHALSRWTDALTTAAGIDGWDLRDFRHDAQLVDVIVSRVQTLLDYAELGITRFPVGLQSQVEKVIECIENHSTKVCVIGIWGMGGSGKTTIAKAIYNRIYRLFIGKCFIENIEEVRNRVYRTNVHLQEKLINNVLKSEVVVTGLGMGKLVIKTELSRKKLLIVLDDVNKFGQLKHLCGNPEWFGQGTVIIITTRDVSLLNRLKVNYVYQMNGMNDNDSLELLSWHAFGEEKPRKELNELARNIVAYCGGLPLALKVFGGMTMKEWESVSSKLPVIPFAQVKEKLKISFDGLGDMEKDIFLDVCCFFIGKERGYVTEILNGCGLHATIGITTLIERNLIKVERNNKLEMHPLFRDMGREIIFRRWPEEPGKRSRLWFHEDVKDVLEKNTGTKATQGLSLKLPSTNRNCFEAHAFKKMKRLRLLQLDHVQLTGDYGHLSKQLRLICWQGFHSKYIPNNFHMENVIAMDLKHSHLQLVWKQPTWKSPLWKQPQVLEHLKFLNLSHSKYLRETPDFSRLPNLRRLILKDCPSLCKIHSSIGDLCNLLLINLKDCTSLSSLPRELYNLKSLRTFILTGCFKIDILEEDIVQMESLITLVTENTAVKHVPCSIVSSKSIGYISLCGLEGLSLNLFPSLIRSWMPPTMNPQSYISLYCMDMENNNWHDLAPLFGGLGNIRSVLVQCDTEFQLFKQVKTLLVEYDDNFTESRISKHQLRFSLIGVGSYNELCNTLSNSVSEVTTILTGSPISVRDVLFLSLCLKIVS, from the exons ATGGAGTTcgcatcttcatcatcatcatcatcttcgtCCTTCTTAAAATCAGAACCCCATTTCATATACGACGTGTTCATAAACTTTGGGGCAAAAGACATCGGTAGAAGGTTCGTTTCTCATCTCCATTCCGCCCTTTTACAAGCTGAAGTAAAAACATTGATTAACGAGGAGAATCCGCAAGAGGGAATGAATCTGGAAGAACACCTGCGAGCAATAGCCGGCACCAAGATCACAATAATTGTTTTCACCAAAACATACACCGAATCTACCAGGTGTCTTCTTGAGCTTGAAAAAATCATTGAATGCCACCAAACTTTTGGCCAAATAGTTCTGCCTGTATTCTACGAGATTGACCAATTGGATGTACGTTATCAGGAGGATGATTTTGGAAAAGCGTTGGAAGAAGCTGTATACAAAAGCTATTCAGGAGAACAACTGGAACATGCGTTGTCCAGGTGGACTGATGCACTCACCACAGCCGCAGGTATTGATGGTTGGGATCTCAGAGATTTCAG GCATGATGCTCAACTTGTGGATGTGATTGTTAGTCGCGTTCAGACATTGTTGGACTATGCAGAGTTGGGTATTACCCGATTTCCTGTTGGATTACAGTCGCAAGTGGAAAAGGTGATTGAATGTATCGAAAATCATTCCACCAAAGTGTGTGTGATAGGGATATGGGGAATGGGAGGATCGGGTAAAACTACTATAGCCAAAGCTATCTATAATCGAATTTATCGTCTATTCATTGGTAAGTGctttattgaaaatattgaaGAAGTTCGGAATCGAGTATACAGAACGAATGTTCATTTGCAAGAAAAACTTATTAATAATGTCCTAAAAAGCGAGGTGGTGGTGACAGGCCTTGGGATGGGAAAACTCGTAATCAAGACCGAACTTTCCCGGAAAAAGTTGCTCATTGTACTTGATGATGTGAATAAGTTTGGCCAATTAAAACACCTTTGCGGGAATCCCGAATGGTTCGGTCAAGGAACGGTGATAATCATTACAACCAGAGATGTTAGCCTGCTGAACCGACTCAAAGTTAATTATGTTTATCAAATGAATGGTATGAACGATAATGATTCCCTTGAGCTTTTAAGTTGGCATGCCTTTGGAGAAGAAAAACCAAGAAAAGAATTGAACGAACTTGCAAGAAACATAGTTGCTTATTGTGGAGGACTACCACTAGCCCTTAAGGTCTTTGGTGGTATGACAATGAAAGAGTGGGAAAGCGTATCATCAAAACTACCAGTAATTCCCTTTGCCCAAGTTaaagagaaattgaaaataagctTTGACGGTTTAGGTGACATGGAAAAGGATATATTTCTTGATGTATGCTGCTTTTTTATTGGTAAAGAGAGAGGTTATGTCACAGAGATACTAAATGGTTGTGGACTACATGCTACTATTGGAATAACAACTCTCATAGAACGTAATCTCATAAAAGTTGAAAGGAACAACAAACTTGAAATGCATCCTTTGTTTCGAGACATGGGAAGAGAAATTATTTTCCGAAGATGGCCAGAGGAACCGGGAAAAAGGAGTAGATTATGGTTTCATGAAGATGTAAAAGATGTCCTAGAAAAAAACACT GGAACAAAAGCTACTCAGGGATTGTCCCTAAAACTGCCTTCAACCAATAGAAATTGCTTCGAGGCTCATGCTttcaagaaaatgaagagattaAGACTGCTACAACTGGATCATGTACAACTTACTGGAGATTATGGGCACCTTTCTAAACAACTGAGATTGATTTGTTGGCAAGGGTTTCATTCTAAATACATTCCAAACAACTTTCATATGGAAAATGTAATTGCAATGGATTTGAAGCATAGTCATCTTCAACTCGTCTGGAAACAACCGACATGGAAATCACCACTCTGGAAACAACCCCAG GTTTTAGAGCACTTAAAATTCCTTAATCTTAGTCACTCCAAGTACTTGAGAGAAACACCTGACTTTTCAAGACTACCAAATCTTCGACGGCTCATTCTAAAAGATTGCCCAAGTTTATGTAAGATACACTCATCTATTGGAGATCTATGCAATCTACTACTGATAAATTTGAAGGACTGCACAAGTCTAAGCAGTCTCCCCAGAgagttatataatttaaaatctttaagaACTTTCATCCTCACCGGTTGTTTCAAGATTGATATATTAGAAGAAGATATAGTGCAAATGGAATCCTTGATAACTTTAGTTACTGAAAATACAGCTGTGAAACATGTGCCCTGTTCAATTGTAAGCTCAAAAAGCATTGGATATATATCTCTTTGTGGATTGGAAGGATTGTCACTTAACCTTTTTCCTTCTTTGATTCGATCTTGGATGCCACCAACAATGAATCCACAGTCTTATATTAGTTTGTATTGCATGGATATGGAGAATAATAACTGGCACGACCTTGCGCCATTGTTTGGCGGCCTTGGAAATATTCGAAGCGTTCTAGTTCAATGTGACACGGAGTTTCAACTATTTAAGCAAGTAAAAACACTTCTTGTCGAATACGACGACAATTTTACAGAGTCAAGAATTTCAAAGCATCAGTTGAGGTTTTCTTTGATTGGTGTTGGAAGTTACAATGAATTATGCAACACACTCAGCAATAGCGTTTCTGAG
- the LOC114166761 gene encoding TMV resistance protein N-like isoform X2, whose translation MEFASSSSSSSSSFLKSEPHFIYDVFINFGAKDIGRRFVSHLHSALLQAEVKTLINEENPQEGMNLEEHLRAIAGTKITIIVFTKTYTESTRCLLELEKIIECHQTFGQIVLPVFYEIDQLDVRYQEDDFGKALEEAVYKSYSGEQLEHALSRWTDALTTAAGIDGWDLRDFRHDAQLVDVIVSRVQTLLDYAELGITRFPVGLQSQVEKVIECIENHSTKVCVIGIWGMGGSGKTTIAKAIYNRIYRLFIGKCFIENIEEVRNRVYRTNVHLQEKLINNVLKSEVVVTGLGMGKLVIKTELSRKKLLIVLDDVNKFGQLKHLCGNPEWFGQGTVIIITTRDVSLLNRLKVNYVYQMNGMNDNDSLELLSWHAFGEEKPRKELNELARNIVAYCGGLPLALKVFGGMTMKEWESVSSKLPVIPFAQVKEKLKISFDGLGDMEKDIFLDVCCFFIGKERGYVTEILNGCGLHATIGITTLIERNLIKVERNNKLEMHPLFRDMGREIIFRRWPEEPGKRSRLWFHEDVKDVLEKNTGTKATQGLSLKLPSTNRNCFEAHAFKKMKRLRLLQLDHVQLTGDYGHLSKQLRLICWQGFHSKYIPNNFHMENVIAMDLKHSHLQLVWKQPTWKSPLWKQPQVLEHLKFLNLSHSKYLRETPDFSRLPNLRRLILKDCPSLCKIHSSIGDLCNLLLINLKDCTSLSSLPRELYNLKSLRTFILTGCFKIDILEEDIVQMESLITLVTENTAVKHVPCSIVSSKSIGYISLCGLEGLSLNLFPSLIRSWMPPTMNPQSYISLYCMDMENNNWHDLAPLFGGLGNIRSVLVQCDTEFQLFKQVKTLLVEYDDNFTESRISKHQLRFSLIGVGSYNELCNTLSNSVSEVFESSESCHISLSSGNDPYWLAHRGEGNDFMCRLFITS comes from the exons ATGGAGTTcgcatcttcatcatcatcatcatcttcgtCCTTCTTAAAATCAGAACCCCATTTCATATACGACGTGTTCATAAACTTTGGGGCAAAAGACATCGGTAGAAGGTTCGTTTCTCATCTCCATTCCGCCCTTTTACAAGCTGAAGTAAAAACATTGATTAACGAGGAGAATCCGCAAGAGGGAATGAATCTGGAAGAACACCTGCGAGCAATAGCCGGCACCAAGATCACAATAATTGTTTTCACCAAAACATACACCGAATCTACCAGGTGTCTTCTTGAGCTTGAAAAAATCATTGAATGCCACCAAACTTTTGGCCAAATAGTTCTGCCTGTATTCTACGAGATTGACCAATTGGATGTACGTTATCAGGAGGATGATTTTGGAAAAGCGTTGGAAGAAGCTGTATACAAAAGCTATTCAGGAGAACAACTGGAACATGCGTTGTCCAGGTGGACTGATGCACTCACCACAGCCGCAGGTATTGATGGTTGGGATCTCAGAGATTTCAG GCATGATGCTCAACTTGTGGATGTGATTGTTAGTCGCGTTCAGACATTGTTGGACTATGCAGAGTTGGGTATTACCCGATTTCCTGTTGGATTACAGTCGCAAGTGGAAAAGGTGATTGAATGTATCGAAAATCATTCCACCAAAGTGTGTGTGATAGGGATATGGGGAATGGGAGGATCGGGTAAAACTACTATAGCCAAAGCTATCTATAATCGAATTTATCGTCTATTCATTGGTAAGTGctttattgaaaatattgaaGAAGTTCGGAATCGAGTATACAGAACGAATGTTCATTTGCAAGAAAAACTTATTAATAATGTCCTAAAAAGCGAGGTGGTGGTGACAGGCCTTGGGATGGGAAAACTCGTAATCAAGACCGAACTTTCCCGGAAAAAGTTGCTCATTGTACTTGATGATGTGAATAAGTTTGGCCAATTAAAACACCTTTGCGGGAATCCCGAATGGTTCGGTCAAGGAACGGTGATAATCATTACAACCAGAGATGTTAGCCTGCTGAACCGACTCAAAGTTAATTATGTTTATCAAATGAATGGTATGAACGATAATGATTCCCTTGAGCTTTTAAGTTGGCATGCCTTTGGAGAAGAAAAACCAAGAAAAGAATTGAACGAACTTGCAAGAAACATAGTTGCTTATTGTGGAGGACTACCACTAGCCCTTAAGGTCTTTGGTGGTATGACAATGAAAGAGTGGGAAAGCGTATCATCAAAACTACCAGTAATTCCCTTTGCCCAAGTTaaagagaaattgaaaataagctTTGACGGTTTAGGTGACATGGAAAAGGATATATTTCTTGATGTATGCTGCTTTTTTATTGGTAAAGAGAGAGGTTATGTCACAGAGATACTAAATGGTTGTGGACTACATGCTACTATTGGAATAACAACTCTCATAGAACGTAATCTCATAAAAGTTGAAAGGAACAACAAACTTGAAATGCATCCTTTGTTTCGAGACATGGGAAGAGAAATTATTTTCCGAAGATGGCCAGAGGAACCGGGAAAAAGGAGTAGATTATGGTTTCATGAAGATGTAAAAGATGTCCTAGAAAAAAACACT GGAACAAAAGCTACTCAGGGATTGTCCCTAAAACTGCCTTCAACCAATAGAAATTGCTTCGAGGCTCATGCTttcaagaaaatgaagagattaAGACTGCTACAACTGGATCATGTACAACTTACTGGAGATTATGGGCACCTTTCTAAACAACTGAGATTGATTTGTTGGCAAGGGTTTCATTCTAAATACATTCCAAACAACTTTCATATGGAAAATGTAATTGCAATGGATTTGAAGCATAGTCATCTTCAACTCGTCTGGAAACAACCGACATGGAAATCACCACTCTGGAAACAACCCCAG GTTTTAGAGCACTTAAAATTCCTTAATCTTAGTCACTCCAAGTACTTGAGAGAAACACCTGACTTTTCAAGACTACCAAATCTTCGACGGCTCATTCTAAAAGATTGCCCAAGTTTATGTAAGATACACTCATCTATTGGAGATCTATGCAATCTACTACTGATAAATTTGAAGGACTGCACAAGTCTAAGCAGTCTCCCCAGAgagttatataatttaaaatctttaagaACTTTCATCCTCACCGGTTGTTTCAAGATTGATATATTAGAAGAAGATATAGTGCAAATGGAATCCTTGATAACTTTAGTTACTGAAAATACAGCTGTGAAACATGTGCCCTGTTCAATTGTAAGCTCAAAAAGCATTGGATATATATCTCTTTGTGGATTGGAAGGATTGTCACTTAACCTTTTTCCTTCTTTGATTCGATCTTGGATGCCACCAACAATGAATCCACAGTCTTATATTAGTTTGTATTGCATGGATATGGAGAATAATAACTGGCACGACCTTGCGCCATTGTTTGGCGGCCTTGGAAATATTCGAAGCGTTCTAGTTCAATGTGACACGGAGTTTCAACTATTTAAGCAAGTAAAAACACTTCTTGTCGAATACGACGACAATTTTACAGAGTCAAGAATTTCAAAGCATCAGTTGAGGTTTTCTTTGATTGGTGTTGGAAGTTACAATGAATTATGCAACACACTCAGCAATAGCGTTTCTGAG